A single genomic interval of Saccharothrix saharensis harbors:
- a CDS encoding precorrin-8X methylmutase, translating to MTSYVKDGAEIYRRSFATIRAEADLARFPSDVARVVVRMIHACGMVDLVSDVDFSPHVVRDARAALLAGAPILCDAQMVAAGVTRRRLPADNEVVCALGDPRVPGLAAELGNTRSAAALELWGDKLDGAVVAIGNAPTALFHLLDLVAAGAPRPAAVLGVPVGFIGAAESKDALAANALGLEYLVVRGRRGGSAMTAAALNAIASEEE from the coding sequence GTGACCAGCTACGTCAAGGACGGCGCGGAGATCTACCGCCGTTCCTTCGCCACCATCCGCGCCGAGGCAGACCTGGCGCGGTTCCCGTCGGACGTGGCCCGGGTGGTGGTGCGGATGATCCACGCCTGCGGGATGGTCGACCTGGTGTCGGACGTCGACTTCTCGCCGCACGTGGTGCGCGACGCGCGGGCCGCGCTGCTGGCCGGCGCGCCGATCCTGTGCGACGCGCAGATGGTCGCGGCGGGCGTGACGCGGCGTCGGCTGCCCGCGGACAACGAGGTCGTGTGCGCGTTGGGCGACCCGCGCGTGCCGGGACTGGCGGCCGAGCTGGGCAACACCCGCAGCGCGGCGGCCCTGGAGCTGTGGGGCGACAAGCTGGACGGCGCGGTGGTCGCCATCGGCAACGCGCCGACCGCGTTGTTCCACCTGCTGGACCTGGTCGCGGCGGGTGCGCCCCGACCCGCCGCCGTGCTGGGCGTGCCGGTCGGGTTCATCGGCGCGGCGGAGTCGAAGGACGCGCTGGCGGCCAACGCCCTGGGGTTGGAGTACCTGGTCGTGCGCGGTCGGCGGGGTGGCAGCGCCATGACCGCGGCGGCGCTCAACGCGATCGCGAGCGAGGAAGAATGA
- the cobJ gene encoding precorrin-3B C(17)-methyltransferase produces the protein MTGRLYGVGVGPGDPELVTVKAARLIGEADVVVFHSARHGRSVARRIAAPYLRDGQIEEQLVYPVTTEDSDDYQGEIDAFYEECAARLAAHLDAGRTVVVLAAGDPFFYGSYMHLHKRLAHRYEAEVVPGVTSVSAGAAVIGRPLVERDEVLTVLPGTLSADALVEHLAGGDPVAIMKLGRTFPQVREALARAGRFDEAWYVERATTGAQRTAPLSEVDAEGVPYFSLALLPSKPVQRPTGLGEVVVVGLGPAGPEWLTPQARRALAEADDLVGYVTYLDRVPVNPRQRRHASDNKVEAERAAFALDLAKRGRRVAVVSSGDPGVFAMASAVLEVADEEQFADVPVTVLPGMTAAHAVASRVGAPLGHDYCVVSLSDRLKPWDVIEERLEAAARADLVLAIYNPASRSRTWQVDKARDALLRHRSPDTPVVVGRDVGGPEESVRVVRLADLDSSTVDMRCLLLVGSSQTKVGARGAVFTPRRYPR, from the coding sequence ATGACGGGCAGGCTGTACGGGGTCGGGGTGGGTCCGGGCGACCCGGAGCTGGTGACCGTCAAGGCGGCGCGGCTGATCGGCGAGGCGGACGTGGTCGTCTTCCACAGCGCGCGGCACGGCCGCAGCGTGGCGCGCCGGATCGCCGCCCCCTACCTGCGGGACGGGCAGATCGAGGAGCAGCTCGTCTACCCGGTCACGACCGAGGACTCCGACGACTACCAGGGCGAGATCGACGCGTTCTACGAGGAGTGCGCGGCGCGGTTGGCCGCGCACCTGGACGCGGGGCGCACGGTGGTCGTGCTGGCGGCCGGCGACCCGTTCTTCTACGGCTCCTACATGCACCTGCACAAGCGGCTGGCGCACCGGTACGAGGCCGAGGTCGTGCCCGGCGTGACGTCGGTGAGCGCGGGCGCGGCGGTGATCGGGCGGCCGCTGGTGGAGCGGGACGAGGTGCTGACCGTGCTGCCGGGCACGCTGTCGGCGGACGCGCTGGTCGAGCACCTGGCGGGCGGCGACCCGGTGGCGATCATGAAGCTGGGTCGGACGTTCCCGCAGGTGCGCGAGGCGTTGGCGCGGGCGGGCCGGTTCGACGAGGCCTGGTACGTGGAGCGGGCGACGACCGGCGCGCAGCGCACCGCGCCGCTGTCCGAAGTGGACGCCGAGGGCGTGCCGTACTTCTCGTTGGCGTTGCTGCCGAGCAAGCCCGTCCAACGGCCGACGGGCCTGGGCGAGGTCGTGGTGGTGGGGCTCGGCCCGGCCGGGCCGGAGTGGTTGACGCCGCAGGCGCGGCGGGCGCTGGCGGAGGCGGACGACCTGGTCGGGTACGTGACCTACCTGGACCGGGTGCCGGTGAACCCGCGCCAGCGACGGCACGCGTCGGACAACAAGGTCGAGGCGGAACGGGCCGCGTTCGCGCTGGACCTGGCCAAGCGGGGGCGGCGGGTCGCGGTGGTGTCGTCGGGCGACCCGGGTGTGTTCGCGATGGCCAGCGCGGTGCTGGAGGTGGCGGACGAGGAGCAGTTCGCGGACGTGCCGGTGACCGTGCTGCCGGGCATGACCGCGGCGCACGCGGTGGCCAGCCGGGTCGGCGCGCCGCTGGGGCACGACTACTGCGTGGTGTCGCTGTCGGACCGGCTCAAGCCGTGGGACGTGATCGAGGAGCGGCTGGAGGCCGCGGCGCGGGCCGACCTGGTGCTGGCGATCTACAACCCGGCGTCGCGCAGCCGCACGTGGCAGGTGGACAAGGCGCGGGACGCGCTGCTGCGGCACCGCTCCCCCGACACGCCGGTGGTCGTCGGGCGCGACGTCGGCGGGCCGGAGGAGTCCGTGCGGGTGGTGCGGCTGGCCGACCTGGACTCGTCCACCGTGGACATGCGGTGCCTGCTGCTGGTCGGGTCGTCGCAGACGAAGGTCGGCGCGCGGGGCGCGGTGTTCACCCCGCGTCGCTACCCGCGGTGA
- a CDS encoding cobalt-precorrin-6A reductase — protein sequence MKTVLVLGGTGEARALAAALTGVRVISSLAGRVADPKLPVGQVRVGGFGGVDGLVAYLRAERVDAVVDATHPFADRITANALAATTATGTPFLVLRRPGWPPEDGWRYVDSVTEAAALVAGRRAFITTGRQELAAFTAGVARTVDPPDPPNPRLHLVLDRGPYTVDGELALMREHRVEVLVTKDSGGPMTAAKLTAARHLGIPVVVVRRPPPPPAPLVATVAEAVDWVTAGSDAG from the coding sequence GTGAAGACCGTGCTGGTACTGGGTGGCACCGGCGAGGCCCGCGCGCTGGCCGCCGCGCTCACCGGCGTCCGCGTGATCTCGTCGCTGGCGGGCCGGGTGGCGGACCCGAAGCTGCCGGTGGGGCAGGTCCGCGTCGGCGGCTTCGGCGGTGTGGACGGCCTCGTGGCCTACCTGCGGGCCGAACGCGTGGACGCCGTCGTGGACGCCACCCACCCGTTCGCCGACCGCATCACCGCCAACGCGCTGGCCGCCACCACCGCGACCGGCACGCCGTTCCTGGTGCTGCGCCGTCCCGGCTGGCCGCCCGAGGACGGCTGGCGGTACGTGGACAGCGTCACCGAGGCCGCCGCGCTCGTCGCCGGCCGCCGGGCGTTCATCACCACCGGGCGGCAGGAGCTGGCCGCGTTCACCGCCGGCGTCGCGCGCACGGTCGACCCGCCCGACCCGCCGAACCCGCGCCTGCACCTCGTCCTGGACCGCGGACCGTACACAGTGGACGGCGAGCTGGCGCTGATGCGGGAGCACCGGGTCGAGGTGCTGGTCACCAAGGACAGCGGCGGCCCGATGACGGCGGCCAAGCTGACCGCCGCCCGTCACCTCGGCATCCCGGTCGTCGTCGTGCGCCGGCCACCGCCACCGCCCGCGCCGCTGGTGGCAACGGTGGCCGAGGCCGTCGACTGGGTCACCGCGGGTAGCGACGCGGGGTGA
- a CDS encoding cobalt-precorrin-5B (C(1))-methyltransferase encodes MSTNLRFGWTTGACATAATTAAYTALLTGGFPDPVGIVLPKGQTPTFALAREELGGDRAFAAIVKDAGDDPDVTHLALVGAQVRHGAPGSGVVFEAGPGVGTVTKPGLPLPVGEPAINPVPRRMMREHVARVAAEHGGTGDVVVSISVEHGEELARKTWNPRLGILGGLSILGTTGIVVPYSCSAWIDSIRRGIDVARAQGYEHVAGCTGSTSEKVAATLHGLPEDALLDMGDFAGAVLKYLRRHPVPRLTVAGGIGKLSKLADGHLDLHSGRSQVDLGFLASLVDDPATAAAVLDANTALGALQVCQAAGVPLGDLVAAKAKATADDVLRGAPVTVDVIVIDRAGAVVGRA; translated from the coding sequence GTGAGCACGAACCTGCGCTTCGGCTGGACCACCGGCGCCTGCGCCACCGCCGCGACCACGGCGGCGTACACGGCGTTGCTCACCGGCGGGTTCCCCGACCCGGTCGGGATCGTGCTGCCGAAGGGCCAGACGCCGACCTTCGCCCTGGCGCGCGAGGAGCTGGGCGGGGACCGGGCGTTCGCCGCCATCGTGAAGGACGCGGGCGACGACCCGGACGTCACGCACCTCGCGCTGGTCGGGGCGCAGGTGCGGCACGGCGCGCCGGGCAGCGGCGTGGTGTTCGAGGCCGGGCCCGGGGTCGGCACGGTGACCAAGCCGGGCCTGCCGCTGCCGGTGGGCGAGCCGGCCATCAACCCGGTGCCGCGGCGGATGATGCGCGAGCACGTCGCGCGGGTCGCGGCCGAGCACGGCGGCACCGGTGACGTGGTCGTGTCGATCTCGGTCGAGCACGGCGAGGAGCTGGCGCGCAAGACCTGGAACCCCCGGCTGGGCATCCTGGGCGGGCTGTCGATCCTGGGCACGACCGGGATCGTGGTGCCGTACTCGTGCTCGGCGTGGATCGACAGCATCCGGCGCGGCATCGACGTGGCGCGGGCGCAGGGCTACGAGCACGTGGCCGGGTGCACCGGCAGCACGTCGGAGAAGGTCGCGGCGACGCTGCACGGGCTGCCCGAGGACGCGTTGCTGGACATGGGCGACTTCGCCGGCGCGGTGCTGAAGTACCTGCGCCGCCACCCCGTGCCGCGGCTGACCGTCGCGGGCGGGATCGGGAAGCTGTCCAAGCTGGCGGACGGGCACCTGGACCTGCACTCGGGGCGTTCCCAGGTCGACCTGGGCTTCCTCGCGTCCCTCGTGGACGACCCCGCGACGGCAGCGGCGGTGCTCGACGCGAACACCGCGCTCGGCGCGCTCCAGGTGTGCCAGGCGGCGGGCGTGCCGCTGGGCGACCTGGTGGCGGCGAAGGCCAAGGCCACGGCGGACGACGTGCTGCGCGGCGCGCCGGTCACCGTGGACGTGATCGTGATCGACCGCGCGGGAGCAGTGGTCGGGCGCGCCTGA
- the cobM gene encoding precorrin-4 C(11)-methyltransferase: MTVHFIGAGPGAPDLLTLRAARLIAGSPVCLYAGALVPAEVLEHCPPDARLVDTANLDLDEITAELAAAHAAGHDVARLHSGDPSVFSAMAEQMRRLDALGIAYDVTPGVPAFAAAAASLHRELTVPGVGQTVILTRTAARATPMPPGEDLATLGKAGATIVLHLAVQRILEVVADLLPNYGADCPVAVVARASRDDELILRGTLADIADQVRAAGVRRTAVIVVGRVLTAEGFPDSHLYSITRSRS; this comes from the coding sequence GTGACCGTCCACTTCATCGGCGCCGGGCCCGGCGCGCCCGACCTGCTCACCCTGCGGGCGGCGCGGCTCATCGCCGGGTCGCCGGTCTGCCTGTACGCGGGCGCGCTGGTACCGGCCGAGGTGCTGGAGCACTGCCCGCCCGACGCGCGCCTGGTCGACACCGCGAACCTGGACCTCGACGAGATCACGGCCGAGCTCGCCGCCGCGCACGCCGCCGGCCACGACGTGGCCCGCCTGCACTCCGGCGACCCGTCGGTGTTCAGCGCGATGGCCGAGCAGATGCGCCGGCTGGACGCGCTGGGCATCGCCTACGACGTGACCCCGGGCGTGCCCGCCTTCGCCGCCGCCGCCGCGTCGCTCCACCGCGAGCTGACCGTGCCGGGCGTCGGGCAGACGGTGATCCTGACCCGCACCGCGGCCCGTGCCACCCCGATGCCGCCGGGGGAGGACCTGGCGACGCTGGGCAAGGCCGGGGCCACGATCGTGCTGCACCTGGCCGTGCAGCGGATCCTGGAGGTCGTGGCCGACCTGCTGCCGAACTACGGCGCGGACTGCCCGGTCGCCGTGGTGGCCCGCGCGAGCCGCGACGACGAGCTGATCCTGCGCGGCACCCTGGCCGACATCGCCGACCAGGTGCGGGCGGCGGGCGTGCGGCGCACCGCCGTCATCGTCGTGGGCCGGGTGCTGACCGCCGAGGGCTTCCCCGACAGCCACCTGTACTCCATCACCCGCAGCCGCTCGTGA
- the cbiE gene encoding precorrin-6y C5,15-methyltransferase (decarboxylating) subunit CbiE, with amino-acid sequence MSVTVIGIGADGWDGLPPASRHEIESCEVLMGSARQLDLVPGGFDRVPWPSPLVPALPGLLERHAGRRVGVLASGDPMFHGIGTTLVRLLGAERVRVLPHPSSVSLACARLGWALDDVGVVSLVGKPAALVVPHLHPGRRVLVLGADPREVAALAPDARLTVLEQLGGPAERVHHSLDDADPLHVLAVECGADGASVTPGRPDDSFEHDGQLTKREVRAVTLALLAPRPGELLWDVGAGAGSIAVEWCRTHPSCRAIAVERHPERAARITRNATALGVPGIEVVVGSSPGALDLEPPDAVFIGGGLTAEGVVERCWDAVRPGGRLVANAVTLESEAVLTRWHGRLGGDLSRIEVSRATAIGGFTGWRPQMPVTTWLVTKERS; translated from the coding sequence GTGAGCGTCACGGTCATCGGCATCGGCGCCGACGGCTGGGACGGCCTGCCGCCCGCGTCCCGGCACGAGATCGAATCGTGCGAGGTGCTGATGGGCAGCGCCCGCCAGCTCGACCTGGTACCCGGCGGGTTCGACCGGGTGCCCTGGCCGTCGCCGCTGGTGCCCGCGCTGCCGGGTCTGCTGGAGCGCCACGCCGGCCGCCGGGTGGGCGTGCTGGCCAGCGGCGACCCCATGTTCCACGGCATCGGCACCACCCTGGTGCGGCTGCTGGGCGCGGAGCGGGTCCGCGTGCTGCCGCACCCGTCGTCGGTGTCGTTGGCGTGCGCCCGCCTCGGCTGGGCGCTGGACGACGTGGGCGTGGTGAGCCTGGTGGGCAAGCCCGCCGCGCTCGTCGTGCCGCACCTGCACCCGGGACGGCGCGTGCTGGTGCTCGGCGCGGACCCGCGCGAGGTCGCCGCGCTGGCACCGGACGCGCGGCTGACCGTGCTGGAGCAGCTGGGCGGGCCGGCGGAACGCGTCCACCACTCGCTCGACGACGCCGACCCGTTGCACGTGCTCGCGGTCGAGTGCGGGGCGGACGGCGCGTCGGTGACGCCGGGACGGCCGGACGACTCGTTCGAGCACGACGGGCAGCTGACCAAGCGCGAGGTGCGCGCGGTGACGTTGGCGCTGCTCGCGCCGCGTCCCGGCGAGCTGTTGTGGGACGTCGGCGCGGGCGCGGGCAGCATCGCCGTCGAGTGGTGCCGGACCCACCCGAGCTGCCGGGCCATCGCCGTGGAGCGGCACCCCGAGCGCGCCGCCCGCATCACGCGCAACGCGACCGCGCTGGGCGTGCCGGGCATCGAGGTCGTCGTCGGCTCGTCGCCGGGTGCGCTCGACCTGGAACCACCCGACGCGGTGTTCATCGGCGGCGGCCTCACCGCCGAGGGCGTCGTCGAGCGCTGCTGGGACGCGGTGCGGCCCGGCGGGCGGCTGGTGGCCAACGCCGTGACGCTGGAGTCGGAGGCCGTGCTGACCCGGTGGCACGGCAGGCTGGGCGGCGACCTCAGCCGGATCGAGGTGAGCCGGGCGACCGCGATCGGCGGGTTCACCGGCTGGCGCCCGCAGATGCCCGTGACCACCTGGCTAGTGACCAAGGAGCGTTCGTGA
- a CDS encoding pyridoxamine 5'-phosphate oxidase family protein produces MLSSKGEDFRAFWTERHLCTLTTIRPDGTPHVVPVGVTLDVETATARVITSRRSHKARQILAAGEARVAVCQVDGRRWSTLEGRAVVRQEPEAVRDAERRYADRYRTPRPNPDRVVIEIAVTRVLGTV; encoded by the coding sequence ATGTTGTCGAGCAAGGGCGAGGACTTCCGCGCGTTCTGGACCGAGCGCCACCTGTGCACGCTGACCACGATCCGCCCGGACGGCACGCCGCACGTCGTGCCGGTCGGCGTCACGCTGGACGTGGAGACCGCCACGGCCCGGGTGATCACCTCCCGCAGGTCGCACAAGGCGCGGCAGATCCTCGCGGCCGGCGAGGCGCGCGTCGCCGTGTGCCAAGTGGACGGTCGTCGCTGGTCGACGCTGGAGGGTCGGGCCGTCGTCCGCCAGGAGCCGGAAGCGGTCCGGGACGCCGAGCGCCGCTACGCCGACCGCTACCGCACGCCCCGGCCCAACCCGGACCGCGTGGTGATCGAGATCGCCGTCACCCGCGTCCTGGGCACGGTGTGA
- a CDS encoding aminotransferase class V-fold PLP-dependent enzyme, with the protein MRIPSSYLVQFHEPEGYLDFARFGPPSFAVVDASTRLVEASVVAGPSTVDDLMRQELRAKAAVARLCRGDTDHVTLLPNTSTGLFQAALGVTGEVLVSSGEFPANTYPWARSPSAHVSWLPPGPVTPDVVRAALTPDTVALSVSAVDFRTGYRADLAALREVVGDRLLVVDGIQGFGVVDEPWEVADVLVVGGQKWLRAGWSTGFMTLSDRALARLDPVLSGWTGAEDPGLFDNGIHPVGEGAAGWSITNLSPIASGALAAALELVEVAGVEAIHQRIVERSDELAEVIREAGGEVVSAPDRRAGILAFTLPDHPPSVVGAALADAGVTATVRPEHVRLSPHASTSPDTVARFAAALREVRKPVAVAAPAVTSDVLTALIPTVNSLAAALGPGTEVVLHDLGALPNSIIAIAGDLTGRKVGGPMTDLLLGLVRRGTTQDLAGYETYAPDGRVIHSSTVFLRDDQGVAVGCLCVNSDPGPDRRPETAVSAVEAFPGDVDTLQRLLVERAVTAVGVPVELMKKSHKSQVVRVLDEAGLFLIRDSVDHLAGVLGVTRYTIYNYLNEIRG; encoded by the coding sequence ATGCGCATCCCGTCGTCCTACCTCGTCCAGTTCCACGAGCCGGAGGGGTACCTGGACTTCGCCCGCTTCGGGCCGCCGTCGTTCGCCGTGGTGGACGCCTCCACCCGGCTGGTGGAGGCGTCCGTGGTGGCCGGGCCGTCCACGGTGGACGACCTCATGCGGCAGGAGCTGCGCGCGAAGGCGGCGGTGGCCCGGCTGTGCCGCGGCGACACCGACCACGTGACGCTGCTGCCGAACACCAGCACCGGCCTGTTCCAGGCGGCGCTGGGCGTGACCGGCGAGGTGCTGGTGTCCTCGGGGGAGTTCCCGGCGAACACCTACCCGTGGGCGCGGTCGCCCTCCGCGCACGTGTCGTGGCTGCCGCCCGGCCCCGTCACGCCCGACGTCGTGCGCGCCGCGTTGACGCCGGACACGGTGGCGCTGTCGGTGAGCGCGGTGGACTTCCGGACCGGGTACCGGGCGGACCTGGCGGCGTTGCGGGAGGTGGTCGGCGACCGGTTGCTGGTCGTGGACGGCATCCAGGGCTTCGGCGTCGTGGACGAGCCGTGGGAGGTGGCCGACGTGCTGGTGGTCGGCGGCCAGAAGTGGCTGCGGGCGGGCTGGTCGACCGGGTTCATGACGTTGTCCGACCGGGCGCTGGCCCGGCTGGACCCGGTGCTGTCGGGCTGGACGGGCGCCGAGGACCCCGGCCTGTTCGACAACGGCATCCACCCCGTCGGCGAGGGCGCGGCGGGCTGGTCGATCACGAACCTGAGCCCGATCGCGTCCGGCGCGCTGGCGGCGGCGCTGGAGCTGGTCGAGGTGGCCGGCGTCGAGGCCATTCACCAGCGGATTGTTGAACGATCCGACGAACTGGCCGAGGTGATCCGGGAGGCCGGTGGCGAGGTCGTCTCCGCACCGGACCGCCGCGCGGGCATCCTCGCGTTCACCCTGCCCGACCACCCACCGTCGGTGGTCGGCGCGGCGCTGGCCGACGCGGGCGTGACGGCGACCGTGCGGCCCGAGCACGTCCGGCTCTCGCCGCACGCCTCCACCAGCCCCGACACGGTCGCCCGCTTCGCCGCCGCGCTGCGGGAGGTCCGCAAGCCGGTCGCCGTCGCCGCGCCCGCAGTGACGTCCGACGTGCTCACCGCCCTGATCCCGACGGTGAACAGCCTGGCCGCCGCGCTGGGACCTGGCACCGAGGTCGTGCTGCACGACCTCGGTGCCCTGCCCAACTCGATCATCGCCATCGCGGGCGACCTCACCGGCCGCAAGGTCGGCGGCCCGATGACCGACCTGCTGCTCGGCCTGGTTCGCCGCGGCACCACCCAGGACCTGGCGGGCTACGAGACCTACGCGCCGGACGGGCGCGTGATCCACTCGTCCACCGTGTTCCTGCGCGACGACCAAGGCGTGGCCGTCGGCTGCCTGTGCGTCAACAGCGACCCGGGCCCCGACCGCCGCCCGGAGACGGCGGTCTCGGCGGTCGAGGCGTTCCCCGGCGACGTCGACACCCTGCAACGCCTGCTGGTCGAACGCGCCGTGACCGCCGTCGGCGTGCCCGTGGAGCTGATGAAGAAGTCGCACAAGTCGCAGGTGGTGCGGGTGCTGGACGAGGCGGGCCTGTTCCTCATCCGCGACTCGGTCGACCACCTCGCGGGCGTGCTCGGCGTGACCCGGTACACGATCTACAACTACCTGAACGAGATCAGGGGCTGA
- a CDS encoding amino acid ABC transporter ATP-binding protein, translating to MSLVRAVGVRKSFGHAEVLRGVDLSVDGGRVVCLLGPSGAGKSTFLRCVNHLETIDAGRIWVDGRPVGFTQRGGKLHELREREVARRRRDIGMVFQRFNLFPHRTAAENVAEGPVHVLRTPKKAALAEARALLDRVGLADKAGSYPHQLSGGQQQRVAIARALAMRPKLMLFDEPTSALDPELVGEVLDVMADLARDGMTMIVVTHEIGFARQVADEVVFLVDGAVVEAGPPGQVLDNPRQQRTQQFLAKVL from the coding sequence GTGAGCCTCGTGCGGGCGGTGGGGGTCCGGAAGTCGTTCGGTCACGCGGAGGTGCTGCGGGGCGTCGACCTGTCCGTGGACGGGGGCCGGGTCGTGTGCCTGCTGGGGCCGTCGGGCGCGGGCAAGTCGACGTTCCTGCGCTGCGTGAACCACCTGGAGACGATCGACGCGGGCCGGATCTGGGTCGACGGCCGGCCGGTCGGATTCACCCAGCGCGGCGGGAAGCTGCACGAGCTGCGCGAACGGGAGGTGGCGCGCCGGCGGCGGGACATCGGCATGGTGTTCCAGCGGTTCAACCTGTTCCCGCACCGCACGGCCGCGGAGAACGTCGCCGAAGGTCCGGTGCACGTCCTGCGCACCCCGAAGAAGGCGGCCCTGGCCGAGGCGCGGGCGCTGCTCGACCGGGTCGGGTTGGCGGACAAGGCCGGTTCCTACCCGCACCAGCTGTCCGGCGGCCAGCAGCAGCGGGTGGCCATCGCGCGGGCGCTGGCCATGCGGCCGAAGCTCATGCTGTTCGACGAGCCGACCTCGGCGCTGGACCCGGAGCTGGTCGGCGAGGTGCTGGACGTGATGGCCGACCTCGCCCGCGACGGCATGACCATGATCGTGGTCACGCACGAGATCGGGTTCGCCCGGCAGGTGGCCGACGAGGTGGTGTTCCTGGTGGACGGCGCGGTGGTCGAGGCGGGGCCGCCGGGCCAGGTGCTGGACAATCCGCGGCAGCAACGCACGCAGCAGTTCCTCGCGAAGGTGCTCTAG
- a CDS encoding amino acid ABC transporter permease translates to MAGSGTDDLVVVPLRHWGRWVGGAVILAVLGALAWALAGAKIDYAAVPGFFTHDIMLRGLANTVVLAVAAQAGAIVLGVLIALLRRSANPVARWFAAGYVWLFRGLPVLLQILLWFNLALVFDTISIPGLFEEKTNVLVTAFVAALLGLGLNESAYMAEIVRAGLTSVDHGQVEAAKAIGMTPATTLRRVVLPQAMRVIIPPTGNNFINMLKGTSMASVIGFLELVHAANNIASRNLQIMETLLAAAAWYMVVVSVASVGQHFLERHYGKGVAR, encoded by the coding sequence ATGGCCGGTAGCGGCACCGACGACCTGGTGGTCGTCCCGCTGAGGCACTGGGGCCGGTGGGTCGGCGGCGCGGTCATCCTCGCCGTCCTCGGCGCGCTGGCCTGGGCGCTGGCCGGTGCGAAGATCGACTACGCCGCCGTGCCGGGGTTCTTCACCCACGACATCATGCTGCGCGGCCTGGCCAACACCGTCGTGCTGGCGGTGGCCGCGCAGGCGGGCGCGATCGTGCTCGGCGTGCTGATCGCGCTGCTGCGCCGCTCGGCCAACCCGGTCGCCCGCTGGTTCGCCGCCGGGTACGTGTGGCTGTTCCGCGGCCTGCCCGTGCTGCTGCAGATCCTGCTGTGGTTCAACCTGGCGCTGGTCTTCGACACCATCTCGATCCCGGGCCTGTTCGAGGAGAAGACCAACGTCCTGGTGACCGCGTTCGTGGCGGCGCTGCTCGGCCTGGGCCTCAACGAGAGCGCGTACATGGCCGAGATCGTGCGCGCCGGGCTGACCAGCGTCGACCACGGCCAGGTCGAGGCGGCCAAGGCGATCGGCATGACGCCCGCGACCACGCTGCGGCGGGTGGTGCTGCCGCAGGCGATGCGGGTGATCATCCCGCCGACCGGCAACAACTTCATCAACATGCTCAAGGGCACGTCCATGGCGTCGGTCATCGGGTTCCTGGAGCTCGTCCACGCGGCCAACAACATCGCCTCGCGCAACCTCCAGATCATGGAGACGCTGCTGGCCGCCGCCGCGTGGTACATGGTCGTGGTCAGCGTGGCGAGCGTCGGGCAGCACTTCCTGGAGCGCCACTACGGCAAGGGGGTGGCCCGGTGA
- a CDS encoding ABC transporter substrate-binding protein: protein MSLFALMACGAPADGPPAGPADEGLPSTSAIVGAVTKDDALAATLPTAVVQSGKLRVGSNIQNPPNNFYAADGRTPVGSEVDLAKALGAKLGLAVEHQDMAFGSLITSLQAGRIDVTMAAMNDTPERQQAIDFVDYFTSGITIMVQKGNPAGIKSPDDLCGKSVAVNLGSSQETYAKEFQCLSGDPIAVTATDSDTQNQNQLRTGRVAAILNDLPTAVYVARTAGDGEFFEVVDLAPINGGPYGIGVDKDTPELTAALQKALQALIDDGTYGEILQAWDVEQGAVAKATVNGR from the coding sequence ATGTCCCTGTTCGCGCTGATGGCGTGCGGTGCACCGGCCGACGGCCCGCCGGCCGGTCCCGCCGACGAGGGCCTGCCGTCCACCTCGGCGATCGTGGGTGCGGTCACCAAGGACGACGCGCTCGCCGCGACGCTGCCGACCGCCGTCGTCCAGTCGGGCAAGCTGCGGGTCGGTTCGAACATCCAGAACCCGCCGAACAACTTCTACGCCGCCGACGGCCGGACGCCCGTCGGCTCGGAGGTCGACCTGGCCAAGGCGCTCGGCGCCAAGCTCGGGTTGGCCGTCGAGCACCAGGACATGGCGTTCGGCTCGCTCATCACGAGCCTCCAGGCGGGCCGGATCGACGTGACCATGGCCGCGATGAACGACACGCCGGAGCGGCAGCAGGCCATCGACTTCGTGGACTACTTCACCTCCGGCATCACGATCATGGTGCAGAAGGGCAACCCGGCGGGCATCAAGAGCCCGGACGACCTGTGCGGCAAGTCGGTCGCGGTCAACCTCGGCTCCAGCCAGGAGACGTACGCCAAGGAGTTCCAGTGCCTGTCCGGCGACCCCATCGCGGTCACCGCCACCGACAGCGACACGCAGAACCAGAACCAGCTGCGCACCGGCCGGGTCGCCGCCATCCTCAACGACCTGCCCACCGCCGTCTACGTGGCCAGGACCGCCGGTGACGGCGAGTTCTTCGAGGTCGTCGACCTGGCCCCGATCAACGGCGGCCCGTACGGCATCGGCGTCGACAAGGACACCCCGGAGCTGACCGCGGCGTTGCAGAAGGCGCTGCAAGCGCTCATCGACGACGGCACCTACGGCGAGATCCTGCAAGCCTGGGACGTCGAGCAGGGCGCCGTCGCGAAGGCGACCGTCAATGGCCGGTAG